aAGAGCTGTGCCTTCTTAGTGATGTAATGAACCTTTGGAGCCACCTTAGCTTGTAAAACTCAATACAGGGTGACTACAAAATGCATTTCTGAACAGGAACACTGACTTACAAGCTTTGCAAGTCCCTCAGGTAAACACAGTAACTAGACTTTATGTTTTATCAGACAGTTTAAGAGGGATATAAATGTGAGATACAATAAAAGAAAGTCaaggagtttttttttagaaagaaTTCTTGCAGTAACAGATTAAGTCCAGAGCCATCATATATCACACAGTtacactgaaatacaaacaaatgcTGTTGACTCAGAAAAACCCTTCCACAGATTGCTTTAGGTTGGAAAAGGAAATTGTCAagggtttgttttcattctccaGACCAGTGCCAGGGCTCTGTTTCtgatctgttttgttttcagtgaatatACAATAGGATTGATGGAGGGTGGAAGGCAAGAGGCCAGTGACAGGCTCAGCACACGCTGGTCTGGGTCAATGGCTTGCACATACAGCCCAATTAGGAAAATGCTGAATATAGGAATATAAAATGCAGCAACGAGTATGAGATGCTCAATGCAAGTGGTGAGAGCTTTCATCCTGCTGCTCACAGATTTCATCCTGAACACAGTCACCATGATGCAGACATAGGATAGAACAATAAAACTAAAGGGGCCCATCAGGTTGGCCATGCTAGAGGCTGAAGCCACAGACCACTGTAATGTGTAATCATTACAGGCGAGTCTAAACACAGGGGCATAGTCACAGAAATAGCTGAACACTCTGACAGACTTGCAAAAAGACAGTCGAGTCATGATTGCTGTGCTATATGCTACTCTTCCCAGACAGTAAACCCAAGTCAGGCCAACAATACAAGACATGATCGGCAGCGTGTTCAACAAGTTCTGACGCAGAGGGAAACATATTGCGATCAATCTGTCGTAGGCAAGTACAGCTAGCGCAAATGACTCCAAAGATGCAAAAGCATAGTAGACATACATTTGTAACAGACATAGGTTGAATGGAACAAAATTGTCCTTAAAGAGAAAAGCCTTAATCATGCTGGGGATAGTGCTTGTGTTCAAAATGACATCAATTACTGCAAGGTTGATGACAGCCATAAATTTTGGAGTGTGTAATTTGTGATCAAGGGCAATTATAGACATCAATAAAATATTGAACACAAGTGTAACCACATAGACAAATGCCAGAAAGATAAAGTAGACGCTGATGTAGGGAAATGTCTGAAATCCGATAATATAGAAGCCCGGAGGATGAATGATGACAGACTCGTTTAAAACAGTCCTGAGAAAAGACATAGTTAAACACCCTGTGTGCTGCAGGATGGCTTCTGGACCACGTTGTGTAAAATCTCTCCAGtctgaagaaagaggaaaacaatacATCTTATCACCTCCTTATAACATTACTATCTCCAATCACACATTTCACATAAACCCATACAAACGTTTAGGTGCATTTAGATTACTGAAATCATTCATACAAAGTACATTACACTTGACACACCTGTTTTACTGAAGGTCATTACACACAATGTGCCCACACAGGatactgacagcagcagcagcagcagccactgaCTGTCTGCATGTCTGACCTGTGTACAGTGGAAAATATACCTTCTTCATTAATCTCCAGAGATGACACCCAGCCTTGTAATTAGGAATAACTGATAAACAATACAATAATGAGCAGAGCCCTGTCACCGAGATTAAAGATTGTTTTCCAACTTATCTTGCAGATAAGCCAAATGtctaattactgtttttgtgaaTCTAAGCACCTCATAACTCTTTATctcaacaggaggaaaacacagaaacaatacTGAAACCCACATACAGCCTTGAATTGTTTACACATAGTTTATCTATAAATCAAACTTCACCATTTTGAAACTGATTGTAATTCAAAATGTGgcacatttttattgttgtctttAGAAATGTTAGTGATTTAAACAAACCTTTATTTCCAACAAACAGCATTAATGATTTAGATTATTGTCTGTTCTTATGGAGTgattattatttctttgttaaTTTTGGAGGTAGGATGAGCCTTCTATTTCCAGTTGATTGTACCTTTTAATGGGGAATTGGTAAACGAATAAAAGCATAATTTTGCCATTGGTTTGGTACAGACATGCTTATAGGATCATGGACAGAGACTTTATTTTACTGTCCTGAGTAGGACGCCAGTTTCATTGAGATAGCACAATCGTAAGTAGATTTGCCTGTGATATAactatgtaaatattttatctcTGTACTCCAACATAGAAATGGAATTATGGGACAGGATTTTATGTCCACTCGAGACACCTGAGGGGATGTCAAAGACCTGGTCAGAAACCTCTTGACCAGTCAGGTCTCACAGTTGTCCTAATGGAGACCAGAAGTGGTTCTGGTCTAGAACTTATTGATCTTCCATGACTAGAAAGAAGGCAACATGATTGTCCCTTAGAGAGAATTTGGAACCACAGTGTAATCACACTCTGTAGAATGTAAAACAAATCTTATGGATTGTGTAAACTTGTGCATTTATCATCAAGCATGACATAAtaaccacacagagaaaaaagattTACTCTAAACATCTGACACCCTGAAGGCCTTCTAATGAACCCAGTTTGAGATTTCATCATCTGAGAAGGCTAGTTAATGACCCTGCctctaacaaacaaacaaccattaaTTAATCTCACCTGTATCTATTAGCAGGTCTTCTTGTCCTGCATTTGGAGGGAAATGGATGGGAAATTGCAGCTGCTGTGCACTGCCAGTTGTTCCCCAAGAATACTTCTTCTCAAATAACAAGTTATATTTCTTAAGACCATACAGTAAGACTTCATTTGATTTTGTAGGGACCTCATTAATTCTTGAGACACAATAGATTTCACAACTAGGCAATCAATAAATGATCAAAGCTGTGGTTTTACTGTCATGACAGTGAGCTCACATACTAATACAAATACAATTTCATGGGACTCTTCAAAAAACGTCCacactttgtttacatttaaagtgTATGAAGTGAgttaacaacaaaatataatgaCACTGACAATGAATAGTATTCCCTGAGGGAGCTTTTATCACGAAATAGGATGTGGTGACCCCAGACAAAAGAACTGACTCCTGGGAACCCTGTTAATGAGCCCTATTTGTGATGTCATTACCAAAGGATGCTGGTTAATGACCTTGCCTGTAACAAACAAACCTTTTACTGTTCAGTCTTAAGCCTAATTAATCTCATCTGCATCCATTAGGAGGTTTCGCACTCTTGCAATTAAAAAAGGGGGTGTAATGTGAAGGGGTTGTTCACTGATATTAATGAGTCATTAGCGTTCTTGAAGTAAACCTCCTAAGATGGTCACTGCTTCTCTGAAGGGCTGCAGTCTCAGCCCCTACATACCCTTGACACCCTCTCTAAAGTCGCTAATTCTGTAATTAGTGGGCCAAGTGTGACAAACAATAAACTTCAGGTGCCATTAAACCTAAGAAGTTATTTGCTGCATTGGCACTGGACACAAACTACTGGAGCAGCATCAAAAAGAACGTAATTCATTGGAGACTGGGCTGACAGCTTGTAAGACATGTAGAAGTTActtgtgtgcagcagcagaaaattcTAAATGCCTCTAAACAACCTTAAAAAATTAAAGGCTGCTAGTAGTGATGTTCTGAGTAGCCAGAGCAAATTAACAATCTGGTAATTTAAGTGAGGTATTCAAGAGGTTTCAGGAATGCCCAGAGCATTTAAAAGCATgtaaaaacagcacagatgtGACACAAATATTAAAGGAGACTTCAAGGTCTCACCTCATATTCAGAGGTTTCTGTGAAAGAGTAAAACATATGACAACCAAGAACAATCCAGGTAGGATGCTGAGTTTGAGAGCTCCAACTTTTTCTCACATGCCAGTACGAGTACTGATCTAATACTATTGTTATGTTTTCCTGAAAATGTATTGTCGTCTTGACATTTTGGTGTTCCCACCATCCCTTCCACTTCTAATGAACAAGGGAAGAGATTAATTAGGCAAAAGGTTCAACAGTAgagggtttgtttgtttacaggcaAAGTCATTAAGCATCAATCCTCAGTGATGCTGTCGCAACTGGGACTCATTAGAGAGACTCTTAGGAGCTGGGTCATTGTATCTTttttgataataaaatgaatgtaagTTGTAAATTCCAAGGGGAATCTCATGTGTCAAACTGCCAGACAagactaaataaaataaaaattgataTGATAAACATCTATGGGTTCCCAGCAATGCAACTCTATTGTATTTTCAAgccagtttatttttaaatagtAGAGTGACCTTGGTTAACTTGTAATGCAGAGCAGGAGTGAACTTGTGAGCCTACATTGGGCTTTGATTTGTGAAGGCTGTTGGGTGAAATTAGATGTGTGGACAGCAGGCTCCTGATAaggcaacacagagaggagaatgaaCAGTGGATTTACAGTTTCAGGAGCATGGATAGCAAATTACAGCTCAGGTTTTTGTGAAACAGTTGGCCACTGGCTTGATAGGAGGTATTCAAGAGAAGGATGTGTTCTCATTGTCATAAGATAATGTTTTACCCCCAAATCAATAGCTTTTGTGTGTTCAAGTTTTATGTGAGagtaacattttaacaaactttttctgctgctgctaactAACACTGCCTATGATTTATGGCTGTGCTTAAACTGTCTGATCTACATTTCTCTCATCCTGACATTGATTTATGATTCTTTTCATTCCAAGGCAATAGATATAAAATTAACACTTGTGGTTCACTGGTGTGAAATTGATGCGTAAGACTTAAAATATAATTAACTTTCTCTGGGGACATGACAGTCAGCACAGGTGCCACTCAGCTGTGTGAGCTCCAACACACTCTTTACCTTCTTCCATTCCACACTAAATCCTCTAAAAGCAGCACTTGCTTTTCTGactttgtggtgtttttaatCTGATGATGGCTGTTCTTTGCCTGACAAAAACTGTCAGGCCTAAAAGCAGCCTAAAACTGGCCTAAAAGTCATATTAACATATCTCTGTCATTAGTGGCTTTGCTGGCTGATGTGTTggctatttctttttttaaatctaaaaatagaAGATGCACATGATATTAATCTTAATGCTGACAGAAGACAACACAGCTGTATTGTAGTAGTTACATGTGAGGGTGGGCAATCCTATGGAAAAGCAGTAGAGAGACCATTTACAGATAAAATAACTAAATGGGGGTGGTTTTGGTTAATTTAATGAATTAAATTCTTTACATATCAAGATACTCGATTGATTGCTTTCACAGCAAAATTCTATAAATCCAACATTACCATAAAACCCCCAATGGCAACCAGAGATTTTACAGAGACctaaatcattttaaatagtCTGACAATGATTGACAAATATCCACATACATACAATTACTCGTGTTATACGATCACTATCAGCCAGTCAATTTAAACTGCAAATGTCATCAAGCTgtgcagctgaagcagaaactTGAGTAATAGAtagataaaaaaataactgtgaGACATCATTATTTAATTCTAATTAGAAGAATTTAGCTTAGCTACACAACAACTACAGATGACTAGTGATGCAGGTTTTATGGTTAACAACATGTGATCTCTGAATGACTGAAGCCATGATGtaacactgtcagactgtcaAATACTGTACAATTCTTTaatgtcttcttcctctttttgacTGATCCCAGTAGGGATCGCAACAGTGGATCATCCATTTCCTCATTGATCCAATATGCAAATCTGCTTTATGATCCATATATTTGATTTGGCAAAGGTTTTACACCGGATACCCTTCCTGACACAACCCTCCCCATTAATCCAGGCTTGGGCCCGGTGCCAGTGACTGGGTTTCAACTCTTTAATAAGTAGCAgttcaaaataatttatttaataaataatttttttatttgttatagtAGTACAGTGCTGCACGATggtgtccttgagcaaggctTTAACCCTCAAACTGCCTCAGTGGCCAACAGATCAGACCCTGGTACTCCTGGCAACTTTCAGGTTTTAATACACAGTTTTTGTGAGACGGTCAGATGATGATTCAACTCTGTGGTACTGTTTAAGATCATAGTCTCTTTTGCCTCCATTGTATACATACTGCACAGTAAATGATGTGACTACACCCGTTGCAGCCTTTAAATGCAATACAGGTTTAGAAATTCTGTGATAGCACCATCATGTGGCTAAGGGGATTCTTACACATTAATAGTCCTGTCAACCTGAAAAATTAGGAACAGGGGTCCTTTAATATCCCACTGCTTGTAACAACA
The DNA window shown above is from Lates calcarifer isolate ASB-BC8 linkage group LG20, TLL_Latcal_v3, whole genome shotgun sequence and carries:
- the LOC108893250 gene encoding olfactory receptor 2AT4-like produces the protein MSFLRTVLNESVIIHPPGFYIIGFQTFPYISVYFIFLAFVYVVTLVFNILLMSIIALDHKLHTPKFMAVINLAVIDVILNTSTIPSMIKAFLFKDNFVPFNLCLLQMYVYYAFASLESFALAVLAYDRLIAICFPLRQNLLNTLPIMSCIVGLTWVYCLGRVAYSTAIMTRLSFCKSVRVFSYFCDYAPVFRLACNDYTLQWSVASASSMANLMGPFSFIVLSYVCIMVTVFRMKSVSSRMKALTTCIEHLILVAAFYIPIFSIFLIGLYVQAIDPDQRVLSLSLASCLPPSINPIVYSLKTKQIRNRALALVWRMKTNP